TACTGTTCTCCAGTTAGATGAagggctctgttgtctgttgtctGCCTCAGCCATTATCACAATGTATTATATGCAGCCATCTTTTGGATAAACATGTTACATGTGTTTTATGTGACCTCAGATATATGTCTcagaataaatatgtttttctgtCTTGATTCTTATTTCTGTGAAGGTACTTGTGATGCCAATAGATATTTATGTTGTCAATTGTGGTCACTGAGAAAGCCTGCAATTATCCTTAAATACAGGAGCTCTCGTCAACCAAAATTGAATCATTCAACTGTTATCAGTTCAGTAAAGCCGGCCCCATATAACCAGTTTACCTCAAGCCACCCATCAATGTTGACAAGGAGCATGCACAGTAAAGACCCAGAGTGACTGCCTCTCTGCATCATATGAGCAGTAATAACCTGTTGGGCCGGATGTGATCGTTAGGAGTGTGCTGCCTCAGCACTCTCAGGCATGATTACATCCTGCACACACTGTTAATCTCAACGGGATTGCTGCAAGAAAACGGTGCTGGTCCTGTTGTGTGATTAACCCTGCTTTCTTAGCTACAGGGTACACATTTGCAGCAGTTATCTGTTGAGttatgtatgtttttcagcttCCAGTTATACTACTGAATCAAAATGTGGATGTTGGGCAGCTATTGAAAATTCTGTTACATGTGACATCCTCAACCGGTTACATAACGTAACAAACACTCCAGCGGGGACCTGTGTAATGGAATGTTACTGATTTTGTCAGCCATTGGTCTTCCTGAAGTGCCACCACAGTTCGACACAGTCGAACACATTGTACTTGTTATTACCAATGCAGCTTACGGCTGGATCTCGTGTCTGACAGCAGACACAGAATACACTCGTGTTTACAAAACAGACACTGTGGTGAATGGGATGATTATTTTCCCGCATACTGCCAGCTACGAATAGTTAGGAAGAGCTGATACAATTGAGTGTCTTAATTAGATCAGTGAGCAGCCATCAGAGCAGTCACTTAGTTCCTCCCGATTCTCCAGGCTCCTTTATGAGGGCAGCTCCAAATATTCAGGGCAACTCATTGCTGACTGTGTGGATTCATTAACTACTGGTCTCACAAAGAGCATCTGTTTGATTATGATTCCAGCAGAGAAGCTTCTGGTAAACTGTGATACTGGAGCTGTAAAGCAGCCGTTACTGTGAGCAAGTTCCTCtgtctggtgtctttttcttttagggGTTAAAGTTaagtttttaaaataattattctgTGTTGGAAATATTTTTGGTTATTGTAATTATCTCTTAATCTCACCACAATACTATAATACTGTGATAACAAAATTAGGAtatgttctctctcttctcatCTCTTATTTTGCATATAATGAACATGGTGCATTGTGGTATTCACAGGTGCAGAAACCAAATGATACACAGATGGGCATTTTTGACAtcttgtttcattgtttttagaaGTCGCTCTATAATCTTTATTTAAGTTGTGAAAGAGACTgaaatttaaaaacattgttGGTGCTGCAAGCTGAATGATTGGTTGATCTTGTTTTACTCTCAGGGGAACAACTAAAAACTGTACGTATCTGTTCCTGTTACCATGAAAAGCATTCAAGTAGGAAGACAGAAATGTTACTGTCTTGATCTCAGTGCATAACACTAGAACTAGAACTACAAAGTTAAAGAACAGCAGATGATAGAAGATAATACATTCCATTTCAACATATTTGACACACTTCCTCATTGCAGTTATATGCAGACGTTGGAAATCTGTATGCAAATAAGGTTTCCTGTGAACATAATGAAGCATTGATGGTGGCAGCCTGTAAGcaaaatgtctttacagatTAGTAACAGTCTCTTCTCTTTATGGTCCCTTTATTAATAATAGGTTTTCCTGTTTTAATCTGTCGTTTTATTTAAATAGAGAAAATGAAATTTAAATACAGcataatttattaaataaatacattaaaaagcaaaaacacagaaaatgtcaTTTGAATAACTATGAACATGTGAGCCCACGTCGAAAATAAGCTTCCACAGACTGTATTTTAGGCTTGACCTCTGTAGTGCCAAAGAAAAACTAGTGAACTAGTTTCTATTAGTGAATGGTAACATCTTCACCACTTCCTCTTGACCTCAGGGAACAGCCATTTCCATTTATCATTCTGTaggtaagtaaaaaaaaaggaaatcaataaCTACAAttggatgaaaatgaaataacaatcaACTGCTGTTGACGACATTACTAACCTTTAACCCAAAGGaagagtgtttgtgttttggtcTGATGTCCTCCAGAGGCTCGTACGTGTTGCAGTTGGGTTCGGGTGTCGCTGGCTCCTCGTGGCCAGGAATCCGCTCATACGTGTTCTCGTGAGGGGGAGACGTCATCGGGACCTCGGCGTACCTGGTCGCAGAGGATGTGGTGGGAGGACTACCAGGCCTGCCGGCCAGAAGGTAGACGGCGCTGTCGCCCATGTGTTCCAGGCtctggctgctgctggagtCCGTCGTCTCCGGCAGGGGCCTGACGCTCGTGTTTTCTCTGACGGGCTTGGGGGAAAGCCTCGGAGGAGTCAGGGGAGATGCTCTCAGCCGGTACGACTGCTCTCCATCTACGATGTTGTCCAGAAGCGGCAGAGATCTGCTCTTGCTGTCCAGCAGGCCGAGCTGAGAGTAAACAGACTCGGCTGCGGATGGAGAACTACACCTGCTCTGATCCTGGGTTGAGGATCTCTCGGCTCTCCCGGCCTTATCTCCTTGGGGATTGTCCTGGGAGGCGTGTTGGAATCTCGGGATCTCCCTGGGTGACTGCTTTTTGAGCTGAGCGTACAAAGCCCTGTCCGGGTCATTTAGGGGGTCATCGGCAACTGGCCTGTTCCTCCGAGGCAAAGGTGGTACCACCTGTTTTACACAAGAAGCCAGGTTCGTCAAGTCGGCTTGGAGGTATAAGTACATACCTCCATATAAGTACAACAACAATTTCTGTGTGCTGTAGACATTGGAATATTCTTCCAGAATATAGCGGAATATACTCGCCTCCTGGGTCCTGTTGCCCTTTGGGGGCCGTGCAGGCGGCTGCTCTGAGGCAGAGTTAATCAGTGGCTTTCGCTTGGGCTTCACAGCTTTGTCGGTGGCTAGAGGTTTCTCTTTGGGGCTGACCTGGATGAAATCATAGAGCTCTTCATCCAGTGCCTGCAGGGAACAAAGCACCAGTTAGATCTTTATTCTCAATTGTCGTTACTTGCAGAAAGAGACTGAGGGTTTTTTAGCTCACCTCAAAACACGAAGATGCCAGGTACTCTCCAAACGGCTGAATGGGGCTCGACTTGTAGTACTCAATGAGATCAGCGACTGAGTCGTGTCCCTCGGTGTCTCCACACACTACAAACTGCCCCGATTCACTTTGGTTTATCACAAAATGCCTACACCGATCCTGCCCCCTGCAACAGAAAATTTAaattgattgattaaaaaaacacatctgaaaatggacaaaaaaacaaagttggaGTACGATTTAAATAACAGAAATGAGATCTGTGgttaagtaaaaaaagaattacGAGGTTTCGTCCTGAGCTCTTAATTACCAACAGCTATATATTACATATCATTATATTTAAAGTATAAGCAAGAATTgttataaatgaaaataaatgtagagAGCAAATGTTTTGGTTCaggttcatttcaaaataagttttctgAAGAACAGTTGTTGTTCAGATCAAACCACTACTCACTTATAAGACAGTATGTATCCCATGGCCTTGTCACTGAGACGGATCAGGAAACACCCCAGCTCCTTTTCCCGGAGTATTTCTTCAGCCTCCCTGAAAATATTAcaactttaaaaacacagactGAAACGAGCTTCCAAAAAGCCCAACTTGACTTGAGTTTACAGGAACGGCAAAGCGGATCACGTAATTCCCCTTAGAAATTTCATTTCATCACAGGAAAATCCATTTAGTTTCAGGtctttttcacaaaccatgTAATTTACCTATACACGGGTTGTGTAGGTGTTTACTGTATGTCGGCCATAGGATAGGTCTTTAATGTCTGCTGTACTAAAATATCAATGCTCCTGATGTATACTGTGACTGTGCGATGATATAGCTCAAGTACAACGCATATTCTATTATTTTCTTCACAAGCAAAATAAGAAAGCATTTTTACTACTCTGTACTGGAGTTTTTAAGTCGTTATATATCAGCAAATAAttcagttatttattatttccaaTGGAAGAATAACACTTTTGAGAATTGAATTCCACACAAAGTATATTATTGAGCAGTTGATTTCTAACTTGAAAAAAGGATGGAAACACACCCCTAGCACACTTGACATCTATTTTGGCCATTTGATGAAATGTTTCCTCAATGAATACTTACTTTCTTGTAATGAAGCCCAGGAACCACGTGGGGAAGAAGCCGTTGTGGACGATGAGCGGCATTTGCGTCTCTATAAACCACCTGGAAGCCAG
The DNA window shown above is from Gasterosteus aculeatus chromosome X, fGasAcu3.hap1.1, whole genome shotgun sequence and carries:
- the LOC120808896 gene encoding uncharacterized protein LOC120808896 → MTPGSNHELSRKAIERNFCVLYRQQKPRSERTCRLGTRTKEQRQRKSPHSKTCRTFLLNGRVRMEQREPTVDCHSEGTEGRLKELASRWFIETQMPLIVHNGFFPTWFLGFITRKEAEEILREKELGCFLIRLSDKAMGYILSYKGQDRCRHFVINQSESGQFVVCGDTEGHDSVADLIEYYKSSPIQPFGEYLASSCFEALDEELYDFIQVSPKEKPLATDKAVKPKRKPLINSASEQPPARPPKGNRTQEVVPPLPRRNRPVADDPLNDPDRALYAQLKKQSPREIPRFQHASQDNPQGDKAGRAERSSTQDQSRCSSPSAAESVYSQLGLLDSKSRSLPLLDNIVDGEQSYRLRASPLTPPRLSPKPVRENTSVRPLPETTDSSSSQSLEHMGDSAVYLLAGRPGSPPTTSSATRYAEVPMTSPPHENTYERIPGHEEPATPEPNCNTYEPLEDIRPKHKHSSFGLKNDKWKWLFPEVKRKW